The Bacteroidota bacterium nucleotide sequence TTCAGTAACGACTATTAATAAAAACGCGAAATATCGTAGCCATGCTTCGTTGCCATGGCGTGGTAGGATAAATTTTTATCTTCATCTAATATTTCAAAAATACTTTCCCGTTGTGACTCATTAAATCTCAAATCCATTTTTGTCAAATCGGCAGACTTGATAAATTTTGGATCGATAAGTTTGTCTAATCCGAGATAATGCAAGCCAATATCCGCAACTGCGTATGATGAAATAATCGAAGGATAAGTGTTTATTTTTTCAAAATCAGTCCTGTCAAGTGACGTTGGAATTTTTATTTCTCCTTTAGAGAAATAAATCTTATTAGGTGTTCTTATAAGATTTTCTGGAAAATCAAGTTCGTCGGGAGTCGGGTATTGATATCCTGTTATTTTCCAAAGATCATCTTCAATTCCCAAAGTATCTACAAAAAATCCTTTTATAAGAACTTCCTGTTTTTGAGTAACTGGCTGATCATATAACCCCTTAAATATCTCGATCAGAATCGAAGACCCATAAAAAACAAAGACCGAGTCGTCATCTAACAGATCTGAGTTAATGCATTGTTTGTGAACATTAAGTAATATTCTTCCAGCAATAAACTTTCCATTACTGATTGCGATAGAAAAAATATCTCCAGCATTTATCTTTTTCTTCATCATGGCATTAAACAAGGATTATGTAATTTCTTATAAAGATTAAACTTTGCCTCGGTGATTCCACTCTGTGCATTTTCAAGTTTATTTAATCCACCATCTTTCATAATATAGTGCTGTTCCCAAACAGCCGTTTCGTATGTTGTCCATGATCCTGACTCCGCCATTCGCCAATAATATCTTCCAGTTTTCCAAGCAAGTTTTTTGGAGTCTTTTAAATGCTCCGCAAAACGTTCGGCAATTGTTCGGTCAGTCTTACCCACATATACAATCCCATCATTGGCAGGATTGATTATTTCATAAATATAAGAGTTTCTTTTTGTTAAGTCAGCGAATGCAGAAGTCTTGTTGTGAGTAAGGACACCTCTATTGCCTACAAAATAGTTACTCGTAATGTTTACTTCAAAATTGTATGTTTCGATTACATTGAAATAACTTTCTACCGCTTCAATTTGGACATCTTTGCCATTCAGAAGCTTTAACTTCATTCCTTCCTTTAATAATAAGGCCGGCAACCATTTTGATTCACTTTCAACCCAGAAATTATGGTTAAAAGTTGATTCAATTGTTTCCCCATCAATTTTTATCTTTATTAAACGATCTGTCCAATTTGAAAATTGGCATGTAATTTTTCTGATTACCAATTCTTCTTTTCCAATATCATAAGCGTAAACTTCGTCTCCAACTTTTAAGTTTTCAATTGCTGTATCTCCCAATGGCGTTTTGACGATGGTGCCAGGAGGGAAACAGAGTGGTTTGTTTGTTCCTAGATCTGCGTACTCAAAATCATTCCATTGTTTACCAGCTAATTCCTGTGCCTTTTTCTTTGCTGCCTCAAGGTCTTCTTCAGGCTTATTCTTATTTCCTTTTGGATTTGTATCATTATTTACAGAATTTTCCCCCGCACCTTCCGCCTCCGTTTTCAACGTATCATACGTCTTCCCTTCCACACTCGTTCCTTCCGGCAACTTGTTCAGCACATTCTCAAGTTCGGTGGCATTACCAGCTTCGCCAAGTAAACGTTCAAGATCTTTCGCATCTTTCACTTTCGAAAGCATTCTTTCCAACTGAGCTGCATCATCTACTTTCGAAAGCAGTGAGGTGAGCAATTTTGCATCGCCACCTACCATTGGCAGGAAGCGCTCCACTTCGGATGCCTTACCCAGTTTAAGCAGAAGTGTTTCGAGTTCTACTGCACTAACTTTTTCAAGCAGTGCTAACACTTCTGCTTCTTTTCCCGCTTCCAGCAACATCCGCGCAAGTTCTTCATCTCCTCCCGCTTTTGCGAGTACGCGATCGAATGCCGTGGCTTCTTCCGTGAGTCCGAGGAATTCCGTGATCTTGGACCATTCGGTAACGACGATGAGAGAAAGATCAAAAAGTTTATCACCTCCTTGCTCCTGTTTCTGACGCATGCTGAGTTTATCGCTCGTGAGAATATCCACAATCTTCACCAGCACATAAGCAACGAACAGATCCATGAACACAGTCATGAGCGCAGACATGAACGCAGTGGCAAGGAATGCCATCAGGTCGGCGATCATAATGCCGATCGCGTCGATGATGAATGTAATAAGTAATTCAAGAATAGTTGCGACGAGTGTACCGAGTGCTTCAGGCAGGAGCGCGATGATAATAATGATCGCAACGATGACAAGAAGAATTATGCCGATCCATTTGAGCAGCCAGAGCAATATGTTGCCTAATTTTTTCAGGAATCCCCAGAACATTGCTCCGAAACTTCTCAAAAGATAAGTTGCCTCATATTCGGTAGATAATTGCAGCGCTTCATCCTTCATGTCAGAAATGGAAGAGGCGACTGCATCATCTCCTTTCTTGATGGTTTCATCAACCTTGTCTTTGATCTCTTTGTAACTGTCCGTAAGTTCAGTCGCCCATTGATCGCCAGATTTCTTTATGCTCTCATCCAGTTTCTTCACATATTCATCGATCACGTCATTCATTCCCTTCAACCCTTTCGCTTCCGAATCATTGAACACTTTTATCAATTTAGCAGAAGTATCACTTGCGCTCTTTACCATTCCTTCTCCTGATTTCTGAGCCGGCGAGATCATGTCATTGTAAGTAGAATCGAGGTATCCGTTCGTGGTAGCAGAACCTTTGCTGAAAATATCTTTCGCCTGTGTAATGAATAAAGGAAGGTTTTTATTAAAGTCCGCTTCTGTCTTTTTGAAAAGGGCATAACCCTTATTGAAATATTTCTTTGCGAGTTTATTAGTGAGTCCCGGTGTTTTAGCATCCGCATCAGCCTCCACTTTGTCAATACTTGCATTGAGGTCAGCAATATTTCCATTCAGCTTATTTTCCGCATCTCTTGCCTGAGCATCAATAGCACGTTTGCCATCACCAACAAGTTTCCTCACATGGTTTGTGGCTTTGAGTTTGTTATCGAGTAATTGATTGATAAGATCTTCAGAATTCTTTTTGAGCTGGTCAAGTGAGCTTGTATCAGACACGGTGATCTGGTCTACAGTATCATCCCGCAGTTTTCTGATCTGGTCAGCGGCAGCATCCTTTCCATCAGGAAGATCTCCATACGCATCTGTATATTCATCTTTGTATTTTTTTACGAGGTCGTCCGAATTATCATTGATGGTTTTTTCAAGTGTAATTTCGTTTTCAAGAAGAGACTTGTTGGTCTCATTAGCCATATCAGAAATGTTGGTATTGATCCTTACACTTCTCGGGTCGGTTGCATAACCATCAATTATCTTTTTTGACTCTGCATTTACTTTTGCGATCTGGGCAAAGGTTTTGTCTCTTGCCATCTTGAGCAAGTCAGCCCTGTTCTTTTCTGCTGCCTGTACATATTTGTTACCAAGAGCGACAACTTCAACTTGTTTATCCTTCGTCTTTTTATCCAGTTCTTTTAACTTGGCATTTGCATCAGCTTTTACCTTGGCGATAGCGAGTATTCTTCCGCGTACAGTGTCGGTATATGCTTTCCTGACTGCCAATCTTATTTTACTTATTGTTCCATCGAAAAGAAGATTGACGGAATTCAATGTGGCTTTAGCCTTTATGTCTATTGCAAGTTTTTCCGCTTTGGCCGCTGATCTTATGATTTGAATTCCAGCATTTCCCGAAGCAGAAATCCTGTTTTTCACCGCACCTGCCTCTGTCTTGAATTTATTCAGTTCACTCTCTATATAAGGAGTAGGCTTGTGTTTCTTCCCAACCGGGGATTGAGGTTTGAATTGCTGCGGTTTCTTTTTGACCGGCACAAATACATTCTGCTTCGTTCCAGTTTTACTAATTGACTTCTTGATCTGCTTGCCAGCTTTAATGGCTTTACCTTTTATTTTCTTTTTCGTTTTGCCTTTCCCGGTTTTTTTAGCAGCTTTCTTCTGATCTGCTAAATTTTCCTTCCGTTTTTTGAGAGCCTCGCTTGCTGATTTTGTTTTATCAAGCCTGACATTCTTTAGGATAGCAGGATAAACAGGTCTCTGTATTAACGGAGGAGCAACGTATGTTTTGTCTCTAACCTCCTTTTTCTTTGGAGCATCCGGTTGCCTCATCACTTCCCTGTTCACTCCATCCTTCTGCTGCACCGTATGCGTCAACTCATGTGCAAGCAATTCTTTTCCCTGGTGCGAATCGGGATTATAATTTCCATTCTTGAAATAAACATCCTGTCCGTGCGTGAACGCTTTTGCATTTATGTTTTCGCTCATGTCGTGCGCATTCGCTCCCGTGTGAATGTTCACACCGCTGAAGTCGGCGCCCATTTTTTCTTCCATCGCGCTCTTCGTATGCTCCTCCATTTTATTTCCACCGCCTTTACTGCTTTCGAGTGAGTGCTGGAAATTTTCGGGCACGGTCGTTACATTGCCTTCCGCCTTTTTGTAAACGCTGCCGGGGTTTTCTGCCAGACGCTGCACCTTTATTTCACTTCCGCCCGCTACTGCTTTTCCGGTTGCTTCGGCTTGCTTTTCATGTGGATCGTCGGGATGAGAAATTTCCAGCTTCGCCTGAACGGGTGCGTTCTGCCTGCGCACAATTTCTCTGCGCCGCTGCAGGTACCAGTCGTCCTGCAGCGATGAACGGTCTTCACGCTTGTGAAGAAGTTCTTTCCCGATCCCCATTGATCAAAAATTATTCATACAGAAAATCATTTATCAGGGAGTCCTGCTGTCTTTGGCATATTCGATCCTTATGAAACGGCTGATATCAGTTGCATTCAACACATGATCGCCGCGCTTGGTGGCTTTCACACAACTTGCTTTTATTACGTTGGCAATTCCCGCACCGCTCAATTCAAAATGAGCAAGCTTGGAAAAACTGATATCCGTTGTGTATTCAAATCCCGGCGGAATACTCTTTTCCCATATTTGAATTCGCTCTTCCGGTTTGGGAAAAGGAAAATGAATGAGCGCCTGGAATCGCCGCGTGAGAGCCGGATCAAGATTATGTTTGAGGTTGGTTGCAAGAATACAAAGCCCTTCGTGTTCTTCCATTCGCTGCAACAGGTATGACATTTCCAGGTTGGCCCATTTGTCTTTTGAATCGCTGATGCCGGTTCGCTTGCCGAAGAGAGCATCTGCTTCATCGAAGAAAAGTATCCAGTCTTTGCTCTCGGCACGATCAAAGAGATATGCAAGATTTTTTTCTGTTTCTCCAATATATTTTGAAACGATCATGGAGAGATCAATCCTGAACACATCTTTCCCGTATTGTTTGCCAATCAGTTTTGCAGTGAATGATTTTCCGGTTCCAGGCGGGCCGTAAAATAAAACCGGGAAACTTTTGTTGATCTTTCCCCCCGTTCGTTTTATTACTTCTTTTCCATGTGCAACCCAATCCATCACATCGTCAATTTCTGTTCGCGTAATTTTGTTCAGTACAAGTTGTTCCCAACCAAGATTTGTCGTTACCCATCTTGCCGGAAAAGATCTTCCGAAATCAGGTCGGGGTCTTCTTCCGTGAAGGAGATAGTCCACATATTCTGTTGCAAGATCGATGAGGGAATTCAGACGATTTCCAATGCGAACGCGTTCATCGACTTCGCGCAACAGAA carries:
- a CDS encoding DUF4157 domain-containing protein; the protein is MGIGKELLHKREDRSSLQDDWYLQRRREIVRRQNAPVQAKLEISHPDDPHEKQAEATGKAVAGGSEIKVQRLAENPGSVYKKAEGNVTTVPENFQHSLESSKGGGNKMEEHTKSAMEEKMGADFSGVNIHTGANAHDMSENINAKAFTHGQDVYFKNGNYNPDSHQGKELLAHELTHTVQQKDGVNREVMRQPDAPKKKEVRDKTYVAPPLIQRPVYPAILKNVRLDKTKSASEALKKRKENLADQKKAAKKTGKGKTKKKIKGKAIKAGKQIKKSISKTGTKQNVFVPVKKKPQQFKPQSPVGKKHKPTPYIESELNKFKTEAGAVKNRISASGNAGIQIIRSAAKAEKLAIDIKAKATLNSVNLLFDGTISKIRLAVRKAYTDTVRGRILAIAKVKADANAKLKELDKKTKDKQVEVVALGNKYVQAAEKNRADLLKMARDKTFAQIAKVNAESKKIIDGYATDPRSVRINTNISDMANETNKSLLENEITLEKTINDNSDDLVKKYKDEYTDAYGDLPDGKDAAADQIRKLRDDTVDQITVSDTSSLDQLKKNSEDLINQLLDNKLKATNHVRKLVGDGKRAIDAQARDAENKLNGNIADLNASIDKVEADADAKTPGLTNKLAKKYFNKGYALFKKTEADFNKNLPLFITQAKDIFSKGSATTNGYLDSTYNDMISPAQKSGEGMVKSASDTSAKLIKVFNDSEAKGLKGMNDVIDEYVKKLDESIKKSGDQWATELTDSYKEIKDKVDETIKKGDDAVASSISDMKDEALQLSTEYEATYLLRSFGAMFWGFLKKLGNILLWLLKWIGIILLVIVAIIIIIALLPEALGTLVATILELLITFIIDAIGIMIADLMAFLATAFMSALMTVFMDLFVAYVLVKIVDILTSDKLSMRQKQEQGGDKLFDLSLIVVTEWSKITEFLGLTEEATAFDRVLAKAGGDEELARMLLEAGKEAEVLALLEKVSAVELETLLLKLGKASEVERFLPMVGGDAKLLTSLLSKVDDAAQLERMLSKVKDAKDLERLLGEAGNATELENVLNKLPEGTSVEGKTYDTLKTEAEGAGENSVNNDTNPKGNKNKPEEDLEAAKKKAQELAGKQWNDFEYADLGTNKPLCFPPGTIVKTPLGDTAIENLKVGDEVYAYDIGKEELVIRKITCQFSNWTDRLIKIKIDGETIESTFNHNFWVESESKWLPALLLKEGMKLKLLNGKDVQIEAVESYFNVIETYNFEVNITSNYFVGNRGVLTHNKTSAFADLTKRNSYIYEIINPANDGIVYVGKTDRTIAERFAEHLKDSKKLAWKTGRYYWRMAESGSWTTYETAVWEQHYIMKDGGLNKLENAQSGITEAKFNLYKKLHNPCLMP
- a CDS encoding ATP-binding protein, with the translated sequence MKIADSPEVFFSEEPMFDSDGLLNTKGLERNNAQLEKEYAWIENLFEKSNQGEFGWDADALPDCPFTRLVGSLGLSRTERILLLLSLEPHYSPANIIKRVSKLSEGEKQASTLGYYLDPFSGNYYPTLQTLFLLCADTDPAAWRVSEQEVIHRGRLMKEQIILLREVDERVRIGNRLNSLIDLATEYVDYLLHGRRPRPDFGRSFPARWVTTNLGWEQLVLNKITRTEIDDVMDWVAHGKEVIKRTGGKINKSFPVLFYGPPGTGKSFTAKLIGKQYGKDVFRIDLSMIVSKYIGETEKNLAYLFDRAESKDWILFFDEADALFGKRTGISDSKDKWANLEMSYLLQRMEEHEGLCILATNLKHNLDPALTRRFQALIHFPFPKPEERIQIWEKSIPPGFEYTTDISFSKLAHFELSGAGIANVIKASCVKATKRGDHVLNATDISRFIRIEYAKDSRTP